Sequence from the Streptosporangium brasiliense genome:
CGCAACCCGCTGTTCCAGGTCATGCTGGGCTACCACTACCGCCCCGACGGCGATCCGCAGGTGCTCGGCCTGCCCACCGAGTGGTGGCCGACCCGGATCCGGACCGCGAAGTTCGACCTGGACTTCACCTTCGTCGACCACGCCGGCGAGGACCGCGTCCTGCTGCTGCTGGAGTACGCCGCCGACCTCGCCGACCCGGGGACGGCCCGGGCGCTGGCCGAGCGGACCGTGGCCCTGCTGGACCGGCTGGCCGCCGAGCCGGACCGGCCGATCAGCCGGATGCCCGTCCTGACCGAGGAGGAGCGCCGGGCGTCCCGCGGCGCCTGGAACGACACCGCGCGACCGGTGGAGCGGCGCACGGTCCCCGAGCTGTTCGCCGAGGCCGTCCGGGTCCGGGGTGACCAGGTGGCGCTGGTCACCGGCGACGGCCGGCTGACCTTCACCGAGCTGTCGGCCAGGGTCGACCGCGTCGCCCGGCTGCTGCTGCGCCGCGGGGTGAGCGCCGAGAGCGTGGTCGGCCTGGCCCTGCCCCGGGCCGAGATGGTGCCGGCGATCCTCGGGGTGCTCGCCGCCGGCGCCGCCTACCTCCCGCTCGACCCCGGCTACCCGGCCGGACGGCTGGAGTACATGCTCGGCGACGCGGCACCGGTCTGCGTGCTCACCACCACGGCCATCGCCCCGGCGCTCCCCGCCGGGGGAGTGGAGACGCTGCTGCTCGACGCCCCGCCGGCCACCGGGGAGCCGGAGCGCCCCTCCGGCGACCGCCCGCCCCTCCCCGGAGCCCGCCCGCTGCCGTCGGCCGCCGCCTACGTCATCTACACCTCCGGATCCACCGGCAGGCCCAAGGGCGTGCTCGGCACCCACCGCGGGCTGAGCAACCTGTTCGGCTCCCACCACGAGGACCTCATCGGCCCAGCCGGCCGGGCCGCCGGCCGCGAGGTGCTGCGCGCGGTGCACGCCGCGTCCTTCAGCTTCGACGGCTCCTGGGAACCGCTGCTCTGGCTGCTGGCCGGACACCAGCTGCACGTCGTCGGCGAGGCCACCATGACCGACCCGGCGGCGCTGCTGGCCTACCTGGCGGACGAACGCATCGACTTCGTCGACCTCACCCCCACCTACCTGCAGGAACTGGTCCACCACGGCTTCCTCGACCCCGGCCGGTACCGCCCGGGGGTCATCGCGGTGGGCGGCGAGGCCACCCCCGCCCCGCTCTGGGAGCGGCTGTGCGCGCTGCCCGGCACGGTGGTCCACGACCTGTACGGGCCGACCGAGTGCGCCGTCGACGCCTACGGCTGGCACAGCGGCGGCCCGGAGCGGCCGCGGCCCTGGGCGGCCCCGCTGGCCAACACCCGCGCCCACGTGCTGGACGGCACGCTGTGCCCGGTCCCCGTCGGGGTGCCCGGCGAGCTCTACCTGGCCGGGGAGGGACTGGCCCGCGGATACCTGGGCCGCCCCGGGCTGACCGCCGGACGGTTCGTCGCCGACCCGTACGGCGCGCCCGGCGGTCGTATGTACCGGACCGGCGACCTGGTGCGCCGCCGCGCCGACGGCGCCCTCGAATTCCTCGGCCGGGCCGACGACCAGGTGAAGCTGCGCGGCTTCCGCATCGAGCTCGGCGAGATCGAAGCGGTGCTGCGCGCCCACCCCGGCGTGACGCAGGCCGCCGTGGCGGTCCGCGAGGACAGCCCCGGCGCGCGGCGGCTGGTGGCCTACACGGTCCCGCCGTCCGGCCGGAGCGCCGCCCCCGCCGAGCTGCGCGCGCACGTCGCCGCCGCGCTGCCCGAGCACATGGTGCCGGCGGCCTTCGTGGAACTCCCCGCCCTGCCGAGGTCGATCAGCGGCAAGCTGGACCGCCGCGCGCTGCCCGCCCCGGACCCGGCGGCCCCCACCTCCGGGCGGCGCCCCCGCGACGCCCGCGAGGAGATCCTGTGCGAGCTGTTCGCCGCCGTGCTGGGGGCCGCGCAGGTGGGCGTCGACGACGACTTCTTCGCCCTCGGCGGCCACTCCCTGCTGGCGATGCGGCTGGTCAGCCGGATCCGCTCGGCGCTGGGCGCCGAGGTCGGCCTCCGCGCGGTCTTCGAGGCCCCCACCGTCGCCCGGCTCGCCGGGCGGCTGCGGGAGGGGCGGGGCGGCGTGCCCGCTCCCACCCCCGCCGTCCGGCCGGAGCCGCTGCCGCTGTCGTCCGCCCAGCAGCGGCTGTGGGTCCTGTACCGGCTGGAGGGTCCGAGCGCCACCTACAACATCCCGACGGCCTGGCGGCTGTCGGGCCCGCTGGACCCGGACGCCCTGGCGGCGGCCGTACAGGACGTGGCGGTCCGGCACGAGAGCCTGCGCACGGTCTTCCCCGAGCGGGACGGGCGCGCCCATCAGGTCGTCCTGGACCCGCACCGGGTCCGCATCGACATCCGCGCCGAGCAGGTCGCGGAGGCGGACCTCCCCGGACGGCTGGCCGAGGCGGCCGGGCAGGGCTTCGAACTCGACCGCGAACCGCCGCTGCGGGCCCGGATCTTCCAGGTGGCGCCGCAGGAGCACGTGCTGCTGCTGGTGGTCCACCACATAGCCGGTGACGAATGGTCGGACGGGCCGCTGCTGCGCGACCTGTCCACCGCCTACCGGGCCCGTCACGAGGGTCACGCGCCGCGGTGGGCGCCGCTGCCGCTCCAGTACGCCGACTACACCCTCTGGCACCGCGACCTGCTCGGCGACGGCGACGACCCGCACAGCCCGCAGGCCCGCCAGCTCGCCTTCTGGCGGCAGACCCTGGCCGGCCTGCCCGAGGAGCTGGCGCTCCCGGCGGACCGGCCGCGTCCCCAGCAGAGCAGCCACCGCGGTGGGGCGGTCGGCCTGTCGCTCGGCCCCGAGCTGGAGCGCGGTATGCGCCGGCTCGCCCGCGCCCACGGTGTCAGCATGTTCATGGTGGCCCAGGCGGCCGTGGCCACGCTGCTGCACCGGCTGGGCGCGGGGGAGGACATCCCGCTCGGCGCGCCGATCTCCGGACGCGCCGACGAGAGCCTGGAGGACCTGGTCGGCTTCTTCGTCAACTCCCTGGTGCTGCGCACCGACCTGTCCGGCGGGCCGACCTTCGCCGAACTGCTGGCGCGGGTGCGCGAGACGGACCTGGCCGCCTACGAGCACCAGGACCTGCCGTTCGAGCGGCTGGTGGAGGCGGTCAACCCGGCCCGTTCGCTGGCCAGGCACCCGCTGTTCCAGGTGATGGCCGTCTACCTGACCGGCCCGGGCGGCACCCCCGACCTGCCGGGGCTGACCGTGCGGCCCGAGCCGCTCGGCCAGGAGAGCGCGAAGTTCGACCTGAGCTTCGACTTCGTCGAGCGGGGGGAGGGCGACGGCATCCAGGGCTGGATCGAGTACAGCGCCGACCTGTTCGACCACGGCACGGTCGAACAGCTCGCCGGGCGGCTGCTGCGGCTGCTGGAGCAGGTGGTCGCCGACCCCGACCTGCCGGTCCGCCGGTTGGAGGTGCTGGAGGAGCGCGAGCGCCGGCTGGTCGTCGGAGAGTGGAACGACACCGCGCGGGCGGTGGCGCCGATCACCCTGCCGGAGCTGTTCGCCGCCCAGGCGGCGCGGACGCCGGAGGCGCTCGCCCTGGTCGCCGGCGGCCGGCGGCTGACCTACGCGGAGCTGGACGCCGAGGTCGAGCGGGTGGCGCGGACGCTGGCCGGGATGGGGGCCGGCCCCGAGCGCACGGTGGCGGTGGCGCTGCCGCGCTCGGTGGAACTGGTGGTCGCGCTGCTGGCGGTGCACCGGACGGGCGCGGCCTACCTGCCGCTGGACGCCGGCTACCCGCGCGAGCGCGTCGCGTTCATGCTGGAGGACGCGCACCCGGTCTGCGTGCTGCGGGACGGGCTGCCCGACGGCCCGCCGGGAGAGCTGCCCGGCTCCTACGATCCCCGGCACCCGGCGTACGTGATCTACACCTCCGGCTCCACCGGCCGCCCGAAGGGCGTGGTGGTGCCGCACGAGGGCATCGTCAACCGGCTGCTGTGGATGCAGGACGCCTACGGCCTGACCGCCGAGGACCGCGTGCTGCAGAAGACGCCCTCCAGCTTCGACGTGTCGGTGTGGGAGTTCTTCTGGCCGCTGATCACCGGGGCGACGCTGGTGGTGGCCCGGCCGGAGGGGCACAAGGACCCGGCGTACCTGGCCGGGCTGATCCGGGACGAGCGGGTCACCACCGTGCACTTCGTGCCGTCGATGCTGCGGGCGTTCCTGGCGGAGCCGGGCGCCGCGCGCTGCCCGGGGCTGCGCCGGGTGATGTGCAGCGGCGAGGCGCTCCCCGCCGACCTCGCCTCCCGCTTCCACTCCGTGCTCCCCGCCGAGTTGCACAACCTGTACGGGCCGACCGAGGCGTCCGTCGACGTGACCGCCGCCCGGGTCCTGCCCGGGACCGGCCCGGTCCCGATCGGCCGGCCGGTGTGGAACACCCGGGCGTACGTGCTGGACGCCGCGCTGCGCCCGGTGCCGCCGGGAGTGGCCGGGGAGCTGTACCTGGCGGGAGTCCAGCTCGCCCGGGGATATCTGGGCCGCCCCGGGCTGACCGGCGAGTGGTTCGTCGCCGACCCGTACGGCGGGCCCGGCACGCGCATGTACCGCACGGGTGACCTGGCGCGGTGGGACCGGGAGGGGAAACTGGAGTTCCTCGGCCGGGCCGACGACCAGGTCAAGATCCGGGGCTTCCGGATCGAGCCCGGGGAGATCGAGGCGGTGCTGTCCCGCCACGAGGCGGTGGCGCACGCCGCGGTGGCCGTCCGCGAGCAGCGGCTGATCGCCTACGTCGTCCCGGCCCCCGGCCGGGCGGCCCCCGGCGGCGCGGCCCTGCGCGAGCACGCCGGCGCCGCGCTGCCCGAGCACATGGTCCCGGCCGCCTTCGTCACCCTGGAGGCCCTTCCACTCACCCCGAACGGCAAGCTCGACCGCGGGGCCCTGCCGGCCTTCGACTTCGCGGCCGAGGTGAGCGACACCCTCCCGCGCACCCCGCGCGAGGAGCTGCTGTGCGAGCTGTTCGCCGCCGTCCTGGGCCTCGGACGGGTCGGCGCCGAGGACGACTTCTTCGCCCTCGGCGGTGACAGCATCGTCGCCATGCAGCTGGTCAGCCGGGTCCGGGCGGCCGGGCTGGTGATCAGCCCCCGGGACGTCTTCCGGCACAGGACGGCCGCCGCGCTGGCCGCGGTCGCCGGCGCGCCGGAGGCCACCGGCGGCACGGCCGCGCCCGCCGCGCTGGTCACGCTCACCGACGACGAGCGCGCCGGGATGCCGGACGCCGCCGAGATCCTGCCGCTGACGCCGCTCCAGGCCGGCCTGCTGTTCCACGCCTCCTTCGACTCCGGCGACGGCGGGCCGGACGTCTACACGGTGCAGGTGTCCTACGAGATCGACGGCCCGCTGGACGCGGCCCGGCTGCGCGAGGCCGGCCAGGCGCTGCTCGACCGGCACGAAAACCTCCGCGCGGGCTTCCGGTACCTGCCCTCCGGCCGCCCGGTGGCCGTCGTCCCGCGTACGGTCACCCTGCCCTGGCGCCAGGTGGACCTCTCGGAGCTGGACGAGGCGGCCCGGGAGGCCCGGTGGGCCGGCTGTCTCGCCCAGGAACGGCGCCGCTTCACACCGGCCGAGCCGCCGCTGCTGCGGCTGATGCTGGTCCGCCTGGGGCCCGGCCGGCACCGCCTGGCACTGTCGCACCAGCACCTGCTGCTGGACGGCTGGTCGCTGCCGCGGCTGATGGGCGAGCTGTCGGAGCTGTACGCCCGCCGGGCCGGAACCGCCGGCCCGCCGGTCCCCTACCGTGACTATCTCGCCTGGCTCGCCCGGCAGGACGCCGACGCCTCCGCCGCCGCGTGGGCCGAGGCCCTGGACGGCCTCGAGGCGCCCACCCACCTGGCGCCCGCCGACCCGAACCGGGCCCCGGCCGTGCCCGAGACGCACACCACGCACCTGACCCGGGAGCTGACCGAGGCCCTGACGGCCCTGGCCCGCTCCCGCGGCCTGACCCTCAACACCCTCGTCCAGGGGGCCTGGAGCATCCTGCTGTCCCGGCTCACCGGCCGCGACGACGTGGTCTTCGGCGCGACCGTCTCCGGACGGCCCCCCGAGCTGGACGGCGTCGAGTCGATGATCGGCCTGTTCATCAACACGGTCCCGGTCCGCGTCCGCGTCCGCGACGACGAACCCCTGTCGGCGTTCCTCGGCCGCCTCCAGGACGAGCAGTCCCGGCTCATCGCCCACCAGCACCTCGGCCTGGCCGACATCCAGCGCCGGGTCGGGCTGGGCGAGCTGTTCGACACGCTCGTGGTCTTCGAGTCCTATCCCGACGCCGGGGGCGACGCCTTCGGCGACGGGCTGCGCGCCGCCGTACACGACCACCAGGACTCGACCCACTACCCGTTCACCTGGGCGGTCGAGCCCGCCGAACGCCTCGTGCTGACCGCCGAGTACCGGCCCGACCTGTTCGACCGCGCGACGGCCGAGCGGATGGCCGCCTCGATGGTGCGCCTGTTCGAGGCGATGACGGCCGACGCCGGGCAGCCCACCGGCCGGGTCGACATCCTCGGCGCCGCCGACCGCCACACCATCCTGCGGACCTGGAACGACACCGCCCGGCCGGCCGCGCCCGGCGCGCCCGCCACCGTCCCGGCGCTCTTCGAGGCCCAGGTGGCCGCCACCCCGCACGCCGTCGCGGTCGTCTCGGGCCCGGTCAGCTGGACCTTCGCCGAGCTCAACGAGCGCGCCAACCGGCTCGCGCGCCTGCTCGTGGAGCACGGCGCCGGGCCGGAGCGGATCATCGCCCTGTCGCTGCCGCGCTCGGCGGACTTCGTCCTGGCGATCCTCGCCGTGCTGAAGTCGGGCGCCGCCTACCTGCCCGTCGACGCGGACCTGCCCGCCGGGCGGGTGCTCGACATGCTGGAGGACGCCCGGCCCCTGCTGATCCTGACCGCCGGGGAGCCGGCCGCCGCCCTGCCCGGCGGCAGGGTGCCCCGGCTGCGGCTCGACACGGCCCGGACCGCCGGGCGGCTCGCCGCGCAGCCCGGGGACGACCTCACCACCGCCCCGGACCCGCGGCACCCGGCGTACGTCATCTACACCTCCGGCTCCACGGGCCGCCCCAAGGGCGTGGTGGTCTGCCACCGCAGCGTCGTCAACCTCTTCCACAGCCACCGCCGGATGCTCCACGACCCGGCCAGGCGCGCCACCGGCCGCCGCCACCTGCGCGTCGGCCACGCCTGGTCGTTCTCCTTCGACGCCTCGTGGCAGCCGCAGCTGTGGCTGCTGGACGGGCACGCGCTGCACATCCTGGACGACGAGACGCGCCGCGACCCCGAGCTGACGGCCGCGGCCGTCCGCGCGCGGGGACTGGACTTCATCGAGGTCACGCCCTCGTTCTTCGCGCAGATGGCCGACCTCGGCCTGATCGAGGACGGCCGGTGCCCGCTCGCCGTGATCGGTGTCGGCGGCGAGGCGGTGCCGGACTCGCTCTGGAGCGACCTGGCCGCCCTGCGCTCCACCGAGGCGTTCAACCTCTACGGCCCCACCGAGGCCACCGTGGACGCCCTGGCCGCCCGGGTCCGGGACAGCGGGCGCCCGCTGATCGGCCGCCCGGTCGGCAACACCCGCGTCTACGTGCTCGACGCCGCCCTGCGGCCCGTCCCGCCGGGCGTCACCGGGGAGCTGTACCTCGCCGGCGAGGGCCTGGCCCGCGGCTACCTGGGCCGCCCGGCCCTGACCGCCGAGCGGTTCGTCGCCGACCCCTACGGGCACCTGTTCGGCGCGGCCGGCAGCCGCATGTACCGCACCGGCGACCTGGCCCGCTGGAACGCCGACGGCCAGGTGGAGTACGGCGGGCGCGCCGACGACCAGGTGAAGATCCGTGGTTTCCGCGTCGAACCGGCCGAGATCGAGGCCGTGCTGGACCGGCACGGGTCCGTCGCCCAGGTCGTGGTGGTCGCCCGCGAGGACCGGCCCCGGGTCAAGCAACTGGTCGCCTACGTGGTCCCGGCCGAGGACGCCGCGGCCCCGGACCCGGCCGCCCTGCGCGCCCACGCCGGGACCGCCCTGCCGGACTACATGGTCCCGGCGGCGGTGGTGATCCTGGACAGGCTGCCGCTGCTGTCCAACGGCAAGCTCGACCGCAGGGCGCTCCCGGCGCCGGACTTCACGGCCACCGACGGCGGCCGTGAGCCCGCCGACGACGCCGAGCGCGCCCTGTCCGCGATCTTCGCCGAGGTGCTCGGCCTGGCCCGGACCGGCGTCGACGACGACTTCTTCGCCCTCGGCGGTGACAGCATCGTCGCGATGCGGCTGGTGAGCCGGGTCCGCGCGGCGGGCCTGAAGATCACTCCACGTCAGGTCTTCCAGCATCGCACCGCCGCCGCCCTGGCCGCCGTCGCCGGCGCGCCGGTCCCCGACACGGAGGAGCGGGCATCCGGCGACGGCACGGGCACGGTCCCGCTGACCCCGATCATGCACGCCCTGCGCGAGCGGGGCGGCCCGATCCGGGGCTACCACCAGGCGGCGCTGCTGCGGATCCCCGCGGCGGTGGACGAGACCGGGCTCCGGTCCGTGCTCCAGGCCGTCATGGACCGGCACGACATGCTCCGCGCCCGCCTGGAGAGGACCCCCGCCGCACCCCGCCCCGCCGGGGACGGCGCCGAGCGGTGGTCGCTGCGGGTGCCCGCCCCGGGCACGGTGGAGGCGGCCTCCCGGCTCGTCCGGGTCGACACGGCCGCGGCCGGCGAGGCGGAGCTGCGCGCGGCGGTCGCCGAGCACGCCCGCGCGGCCCGTTCCCGCCTCGACCCGGACGCCGGCGACATGCTGCAGGCGGTCTGGTTCGACGCGGGACGGGAGCGCCCCGGACGGCTGCTGCTGCTGATCCATCACCTGGCGGTGGACGGCGTGTCCTGGCGGATCCTGCTGCCCGACCTCGCCGCCGCCTGGCAGGACGTCGAGGCCGGCAGGCCCGTGACGCCGGCGCCGGTCGGCCTGCCGTTCCGCCGCTGGGCGGAACTGCTCGGCGAGCGTGCCACGGACCCGGCCCGCGAGGACGAGCTGCCGCTGTGGACCTCGATCCTGGAAGGCGGGGACCCGCCGCTGACGGCGCGGGCCCTCGACCCGGCGCGGGACGTCGCCGCCACCTCGCGGCAGCTGTCCCTCACCCTGCCCGCCGACCGTACGGCGCCGCTGCTGGGCCGGGTGCCCGCCGCCTTCGGGGCGGGTGTCAACGACGTGCTGCTGACCGCCCTGGCACTGGCGGTGGCCGACCGGCGCCGCCGGACGGCCGGGCCGGGGCACGGCGGCTCGGTGCTGGTGGACCTGGAGGGGCACGGCCGCGAGGCGGAGCTGGCGGGCGAGGCCGACCTGTCGCGCACGGTCGGCTGGTTCACCAGCGTCGTCCCGGTCCGGCTGGACCCGGGCGCGGTGGACCTGGCCGACGCGCTCGCCGGCGGGCCCGCGCTCGACGGGGCCGTGTCCCGGATCAGGGAGCAGCTGGCCGCCCTGCCTGCGGCGGGCGTCGGCCACGGCCTGCTGCGGTACCTGAACCCGGTGACCGGGCCCGAGCTGGCCCGGCAGCCGGGGCCGCAGATCCAGTTCAACTACCTCGGCCGCTTCGGCGTCCCCGAGGCGACGGACTGGTCGTGGGCGGCCGAGGGCGAGGCGGCGGAGCTGGGCGACGATCCGCGGATGCCGATGTCCCACGCCCTGACCGTCAACGCGCTGACCGAGGACCGGCCCGCGGGGCCGGAACTCGTCGCCTCCTGGTCCTACGCCTCCGAGGTGCTGGCCGAGGAGGCCGTCCGGGATCTCGCCGAGACCTGGTTCCGGATGCTGGAAGCCCTGGTGGACCGCGCCCGGGCGCTGACCGCCGACCCCCTGCACACGACAGGATCGACCGCCGACCCCCTGCACACAACAGAGGAGAACCCCGCATGAGCAACCCGTTCGACGACCCCGAGGGCGTCTACTCCGTCCTGGTCAACGACGAGGGACAGCACAGCCTGTGGCCCGGCTTCGCCGAGGTCCCGGCCGGCTGGACCGTCGTCCACAGCCCCGGCGCCCGCCAGGAGTGCCTGGACCACATCGAGGCCAACTGGACCGACATGCGCCCCAAGAGCCTGATCGAGTCGTAGCCGCACACCGCGCACGTGAAAGGGGGGGCCGGGCCGCGGAATCCGCGGCCCGGCCCCCTCTCACGCCGTGCCCCCGCTCAGGAGGCCGGCTGCTCCACCTGCGTCGCGGTGTCGCCGTCGACGGCCGCCGCGAGCTGCGGGACGAGCCGGTCCAGGACGTACGGCAGGCTCAGCACCGTGACGAAGGAGAAGGCCTTGCCGTAGTCGGTGCTCTCACCGATGAAGACCTCGCGGCTCTGCCTGGCCACCTTCAGATCCTTGTAGACGTTGTCCTTGTGGAGCGCGGCCGGGTCCTTGGCGACGTCGGGCACGGTCCACACGATCGCGTCCTGGTCGAGCAGG
This genomic interval carries:
- a CDS encoding MbtH family protein, producing the protein MSNPFDDPEGVYSVLVNDEGQHSLWPGFAEVPAGWTVVHSPGARQECLDHIEANWTDMRPKSLIES